One Lentibacillus cibarius DNA window includes the following coding sequences:
- a CDS encoding bifunctional adenosylcobinamide kinase/adenosylcobinamide-phosphate guanylyltransferase: MEKGKLIFVTGGVRSGKSSFAENMAINLSRQLEANLHYIACGVPSDEEMIERIARHRENRTNASTPWKTWECPYHLQRISNYFSKQDILVLDCVTTLLNNYLFECNIDEPDQVIDCISIDIASLKRASAGLIVVSNEVAQGIPNQEPFIRNYQSILGNVHQNIVNRADAAYLVENGIPICKKGAMA; this comes from the coding sequence ATGGAAAAAGGGAAATTGATTTTTGTCACAGGCGGGGTCCGGAGCGGAAAAAGCTCCTTTGCAGAAAACATGGCTATAAACTTAAGCCGGCAGTTGGAAGCAAACTTGCACTATATTGCGTGTGGTGTTCCTTCTGATGAGGAGATGATTGAACGGATTGCCCGTCACCGGGAAAACCGCACAAATGCATCCACACCCTGGAAAACATGGGAATGCCCGTATCATTTGCAGCGCATTTCCAACTATTTTTCGAAACAGGATATACTCGTACTGGATTGTGTTACCACCCTATTAAACAATTATTTATTCGAGTGCAACATAGATGAGCCTGATCAGGTGATAGATTGTATTTCCATAGATATAGCCAGTCTCAAGCGCGCTTCTGCCGGGTTGATTGTTGTTTCTAATGAAGTTGCCCAAGGGATTCCTAATCAGGAGCCATTTATAAGGAACTATCAATCCATACTCGGTAATGTTCATCAAAACATCGTCAATCGGGCGGATGCTGCTTATCTAGTTGAAAACGGCATACCGATTTGTAAGAAAGGGGCCATGGCATGA
- a CDS encoding cobyric acid synthase: protein MKGMMIQGTASNVGKSLFTTALCRLFANKGYTVAPFKAQNMSNRTIQTEDGKEMSVAQAQQAKAANYTPSVLMNPIILKPGENHQTKVVFMGETMRTMDGRDYQQTYYHDARQTIQAALSQLDQAVDFTFLEGAGSPVEMNLKDYDLANMAVAEMADVSVILVADIDKGGAFASIVGTLALFTQKERNRVKGLVINKFHGDVSSFASGRQWLEDYTGIPVLGVIPYIDHDLVEEDGMIDVSTLEAHTSDLTDKDATYEKLAGHLEAHIDVEKLLSIMLGEVHVN, encoded by the coding sequence ATGAAAGGGATGATGATTCAAGGAACAGCTTCCAATGTAGGGAAAAGTCTATTCACAACAGCATTGTGCCGGCTATTTGCTAATAAGGGATATACGGTAGCGCCGTTTAAAGCACAGAATATGTCCAATCGCACGATACAAACAGAAGACGGAAAGGAAATGAGTGTTGCGCAAGCGCAGCAAGCGAAAGCAGCGAATTACACGCCTTCTGTCCTCATGAATCCGATTATATTGAAGCCTGGTGAAAATCATCAGACCAAGGTGGTTTTTATGGGTGAGACAATGCGTACGATGGATGGCCGAGATTATCAACAAACGTATTACCATGACGCCAGACAAACCATACAAGCGGCATTATCCCAGTTGGATCAAGCGGTTGATTTTACTTTCCTCGAAGGAGCGGGCAGTCCTGTGGAAATGAACCTGAAAGACTATGATCTTGCCAATATGGCGGTTGCCGAAATGGCTGATGTCTCTGTTATTCTTGTTGCTGACATTGACAAGGGTGGCGCGTTTGCGAGTATAGTTGGAACGCTGGCACTATTTACGCAGAAAGAAAGAAATCGGGTCAAGGGATTGGTTATAAATAAGTTTCATGGCGATGTTTCCTCGTTTGCTTCGGGGCGTCAGTGGCTGGAGGATTATACCGGTATCCCCGTTTTGGGTGTTATTCCTTACATCGATCACGACCTTGTTGAAGAGGATGGTATGATAGATGTAAGTACACTGGAAGCGCATACGTCCGATCTAACCGACAAAGATGCTACATATGAAAAGCTGGCGGGGCATTTGGAAGCACATATCGACGTGGAAAAGCTATTATCGATCATGCTGGGTGAAGTACATGTTAACTAG
- the cobS gene encoding adenosylcobinamide-GDP ribazoletransferase, translated as MLTSLRGMFIGMGINLQFFTSIPLKKQLPMNRFYLSYALRTFPLLGLLQGAVYTIVLFLLLYHTSFSDVMITLCLWLVFILLSGGIHLDGLIDASDAYFSYQDVNKRLDIMQDPRVGAFGVLSVIVFLSVRFVILYELTTLATAWTFPMILLVPFLGKMLLGIYLQLLPAARNHGMAHFFKQGSSRLNLPIYGFYVVMTGIVIALLNVELLLCYLILISSMVVFGYINSGKIKKHFGGISGDTLGASSEGMELVLWIVMWLLHSFAMV; from the coding sequence ATGTTAACTAGTTTACGAGGTATGTTTATAGGGATGGGCATCAATCTGCAGTTTTTTACAAGCATTCCCTTAAAAAAACAGCTCCCAATGAACCGTTTCTATTTGTCATATGCGTTACGGACTTTCCCGCTGCTTGGATTACTGCAGGGGGCGGTCTATACAATCGTTCTGTTTCTACTTCTGTATCATACATCTTTTTCTGATGTCATGATTACACTTTGTCTATGGCTTGTATTCATCCTTCTGTCGGGTGGCATTCACCTGGATGGCTTGATTGACGCAAGTGATGCCTATTTTTCATACCAGGATGTTAACAAGCGGCTGGACATTATGCAAGATCCTCGTGTCGGTGCGTTTGGCGTGTTGTCCGTTATTGTATTTCTCAGCGTGCGGTTCGTCATCTTATATGAGTTGACGACATTGGCAACTGCCTGGACGTTTCCGATGATCCTATTGGTTCCGTTTCTTGGAAAAATGCTGTTGGGAATCTATTTGCAACTGCTGCCGGCAGCTAGAAATCATGGGATGGCCCATTTTTTTAAACAAGGCTCCAGCCGGTTGAACTTGCCGATTTATGGGTTTTATGTAGTCATGACGGGAATAGTGATCGCGCTTTTAAACGTTGAATTACTGCTATGCTATTTGATTCTTATAAGCAGCATGGTTGTTTTCGGATATATCAACAGCGGGAAAATAAAGAAACATTTCGGTGGTATATCAGGTGATACATTAGGGGCGAGTTCTGAAGGGATGGAGTTAGTGTTATGGATAGTCATGTGGCTGTTACACTCTTTCGCCATGGTGTGA
- a CDS encoding histidine phosphatase family protein, with the protein MDSHVAVTLFRHGVTTGNLEKRYMGWSDAPLTHEAEYALEALKSNLPSYDLCVTSDLSRCSQTAAILCPDLQHVESRAFREMNFGQWEQKTYEELCHDAVYQNWLSDPFSIRPPRGESFAEMERRVMEGWQSLKQAIDERGHREILLVIHGGVIRLLLTKLAKEVKRFWQWKIPHSSGIRLCWNGCGWKEDARCTSLQVVPSTGNENG; encoded by the coding sequence ATGGATAGTCATGTGGCTGTTACACTCTTTCGCCATGGTGTGACGACAGGAAATCTGGAAAAGAGATATATGGGCTGGAGTGATGCGCCGTTAACGCATGAAGCCGAATATGCATTGGAAGCGCTAAAAAGTAATCTGCCAAGCTACGACTTATGTGTAACAAGCGATTTATCCCGGTGCAGTCAAACGGCCGCTATCCTGTGTCCCGATTTACAGCACGTGGAAAGTCGAGCGTTTCGCGAAATGAACTTCGGCCAATGGGAACAGAAAACGTATGAGGAGCTTTGTCATGATGCAGTATATCAGAACTGGCTGAGTGATCCTTTTTCGATAAGGCCGCCTCGTGGTGAAAGCTTTGCCGAAATGGAAAGAAGAGTAATGGAAGGCTGGCAGTCGCTAAAGCAAGCCATCGATGAACGAGGGCATCGGGAAATCTTACTTGTCATACATGGCGGGGTGATCCGTTTGTTGTTAACGAAGCTGGCTAAGGAGGTGAAGCGTTTTTGGCAATGGAAAATCCCTCATAGCAGCGGAATCAGGCTTTGTTGGAACGGTTGTGGTTGGAAGGAGGATGCTCGATGCACTTCATTACAGGTGGTGCCTTCAACGGGAAACGAAAATGGGTGA
- a CDS encoding bifunctional adenosylcobinamide kinase/adenosylcobinamide-phosphate guanylyltransferase gives MHFITGGAFNGKRKWVKRNYAMDQCVWLTAYEADSLTMPPNADIPSVVVLEGLEEEIHTRINPVLSPDTIRQDVMNQIDPWLAWEAADSHRRLVIIGTDISKGIVPMEKRDRLWRDVTGWVYQDLVERAERADVIWYGMEQTIKRNDRKGK, from the coding sequence ATGCACTTCATTACAGGTGGTGCCTTCAACGGGAAACGAAAATGGGTGAAAAGAAATTATGCTATGGACCAATGCGTATGGTTGACTGCCTATGAAGCGGATTCCCTAACAATGCCGCCGAACGCTGACATCCCATCTGTTGTCGTATTGGAGGGCCTTGAAGAAGAGATACATACACGAATAAATCCAGTGCTATCACCTGATACAATACGTCAAGATGTCATGAATCAAATCGATCCCTGGTTGGCGTGGGAAGCGGCGGATAGCCACCGACGGCTTGTGATCATAGGAACGGATATTTCCAAGGGGATTGTCCCAATGGAAAAACGGGACCGGTTATGGCGGGACGTGACTGGATGGGTCTATCAGGATTTAGTAGAACGGGCGGAGCGGGCTGATGTGATCTGGTATGGCATGGAACAAACGATAAAACGAAATGATAGAAAGGGGAAATAA
- a CDS encoding cob(I)yrinic acid a,c-diamide adenosyltransferase, with protein MRLYTKSGDKGQTSVIGGRMDKDDVRVEAYGTIDEVNSFVGKAISELDKEIFPDIIADLEKIQHELFDCGSELSNITEKRKHTLTEEPITYLEDKMDELIDEAPELERFILPGGSDASASIHIARTVARRAERLIVSLMKAEDKISPVPLKYMNRLSDYFFAAARVINARLDVPDVEYARSAKVFRGTNKKNKDEKRS; from the coding sequence ATGCGACTTTATACAAAATCAGGTGACAAAGGGCAGACAAGTGTTATCGGCGGAAGAATGGACAAAGACGACGTTCGTGTGGAAGCATATGGAACCATTGATGAGGTGAATTCGTTTGTTGGAAAGGCTATTTCGGAATTAGACAAGGAGATTTTTCCGGATATCATTGCAGACCTTGAGAAAATACAACACGAATTATTTGACTGTGGCTCTGAATTATCGAATATCACGGAAAAACGCAAACATACATTAACCGAAGAACCAATTACGTACCTGGAAGATAAAATGGATGAATTAATTGATGAAGCACCGGAATTGGAACGGTTTATTTTACCGGGCGGTTCAGATGCCTCGGCGTCGATTCATATCGCCAGAACCGTTGCACGTCGGGCGGAAAGATTGATTGTCTCACTGATGAAAGCAGAAGATAAGATTTCACCTGTCCCATTAAAATATATGAATCGTTTGTCGGACTACTTTTTCGCTGCAGCACGGGTCATCAATGCTAGACTAGATGTTCCGGATGTCGAATACGCACGCAGCGCAAAGGTTTTCCGTGGAACCAATAAGAAGAACAAGGATGAAAAAAGGAGCTAA
- a CDS encoding divergent PAP2 family protein: MVNRALTTALVGIGAAQLLKIPLHYKQTGSWDWKKLFGSGDMPSSHSSAVTSITTYVALKNGISSTDFGISSIFGLIVMYDAMGIRWQAGQTAIAVNDMYEQVEKLADHHPDFAYKKRDKELKEMLGHMPIEVGGGALLGIGIGALSHLTEKR, encoded by the coding sequence ATGGTTAATCGTGCGCTTACAACGGCTCTAGTAGGGATAGGAGCTGCCCAATTGTTAAAAATCCCGCTCCATTATAAGCAAACGGGTTCATGGGATTGGAAAAAGCTATTCGGTTCCGGTGATATGCCAAGTTCCCATTCGTCAGCTGTTACGTCAATCACGACTTATGTAGCGCTCAAGAACGGGATTTCCTCGACTGATTTTGGCATCAGCAGCATTTTCGGCCTGATTGTTATGTATGATGCGATGGGGATACGTTGGCAGGCTGGCCAAACAGCAATTGCAGTCAATGATATGTATGAACAAGTGGAAAAGCTTGCCGATCACCATCCCGATTTTGCCTATAAGAAACGTGATAAGGAACTAAAAGAAATGCTCGGCCATATGCCTATTGAAGTGGGCGGTGGTGCACTACTTGGAATTGGCATAGGAGCCCTCAGCCATTTAACTGAAAAACGTTAG
- a CDS encoding YolD-like family protein, which translates to MHDVNDRGTKKWTAMMIPEHEALLRQMWSEQEYKEKPVLDEQQKEEINERLQTAVNNNLTVEVKHYNGRDFLTNKGKVTKINQEQLWLGNDTVIKLANMLDVYVD; encoded by the coding sequence ATGCATGATGTAAATGACCGTGGCACAAAGAAATGGACTGCCATGATGATACCGGAACATGAAGCATTGTTAAGACAAATGTGGTCTGAGCAGGAATATAAGGAAAAGCCGGTTTTGGATGAACAGCAAAAAGAAGAAATTAACGAGCGGCTGCAAACGGCTGTGAACAATAATCTTACGGTAGAAGTGAAGCATTACAATGGCCGCGACTTTTTGACGAATAAAGGGAAAGTGACAAAAATAAATCAAGAACAATTATGGCTTGGCAATGACACTGTCATTAAGCTTGCTAATATGTTGGATGTGTATGTTGATTGA
- the garR gene encoding 2-hydroxy-3-oxopropionate reductase, whose product MKIGFVGLGIMGKPMSKNLMKAGYELVISSSNPDTNKELGALGAEVVDSYTELAAAADVIITMLPNSPEVKQVVLERGGLIDGAKSGSVVIDMSSIAPTVSQEIGKALQEKDIGFLDAPVSGGEPKAIDGTIAVMAGGAEETFQNCLPIMEAMAGSVVRTGEVGSGNATKLANQIIVALNIAAVSEAMMLTRKMGVDSELVYNAIRGGLAGSNVLDAKAPMMMEGNFDPGFTIDLHLKDLNNVLETSSDIGVPLPLAASVKETLQALQAGGHGDNDHAAIVKFYEKLANMTED is encoded by the coding sequence ATGAAGATAGGTTTTGTCGGTCTCGGTATTATGGGAAAGCCGATGAGTAAAAACTTAATGAAAGCAGGCTATGAGCTGGTCATTTCCAGCAGCAATCCGGATACAAATAAGGAACTAGGTGCGCTCGGTGCTGAAGTGGTCGATTCGTATACTGAATTGGCTGCGGCTGCGGATGTTATCATCACGATGCTGCCTAATTCACCAGAAGTCAAGCAAGTGGTGCTTGAACGCGGGGGACTTATAGACGGTGCCAAATCCGGCAGTGTCGTCATTGATATGAGCTCGATTGCCCCGACAGTCAGCCAAGAAATCGGTAAAGCGCTGCAGGAAAAGGACATTGGTTTTCTGGATGCTCCGGTAAGCGGTGGAGAACCAAAAGCGATTGATGGTACGATTGCGGTGATGGCCGGTGGAGCTGAGGAGACATTTCAAAACTGCCTGCCTATTATGGAAGCAATGGCTGGTTCAGTTGTCCGAACTGGTGAAGTGGGTTCGGGCAATGCCACCAAACTGGCTAATCAAATCATCGTTGCACTCAACATTGCCGCTGTTTCCGAAGCCATGATGCTGACGCGAAAGATGGGCGTTGACAGTGAATTGGTTTACAACGCGATTCGCGGTGGTCTGGCCGGCAGTAATGTGCTGGATGCCAAAGCACCGATGATGATGGAAGGTAATTTTGACCCGGGCTTTACGATTGATTTGCACTTGAAAGATCTTAACAATGTACTGGAGACCTCCAGTGATATTGGTGTACCGTTGCCACTCGCGGCTTCTGTTAAAGAAACCTTGCAGGCGCTTCAGGCGGGTGGTCACGGTGACAATGATCATGCGGCAATTGTAAAGTTCTATGAAAAGCTGGCAAACATGACGGAGGACTGA
- a CDS encoding LLM class flavin-dependent oxidoreductase — translation MKLSVLDQAPISRGSGPVETLENTLELAKTAEKLGYTRYWVAEHHNTNGLTSVSPEILMARIASCTDTIRVGSGGVLLPQYSPYKVAENFKLLEAMFPGRIDLGIGRSPGGSQDTRLALTDGAPKSMQEFPRQLADLQGFLHNTLPKDHPYRLVKAAPRTETVPPMWVLGLSERGAANAAEQGAGFVFGHFISPAKGHEALRTYRENFQASPNAEKPHTIVCIFVVCADTEAEAEELALSQDKWLLNVGKGSDVKVPSIEEVKKRTFTKDELQEIKKNRERCVIGTPEQVKKTLHRLQDVYDTDEFMVITNIYDHKAKLHSYKLLAEAFQ, via the coding sequence ATGAAGCTGAGTGTACTGGATCAGGCGCCTATTTCCAGAGGATCAGGACCTGTTGAAACATTGGAAAACACACTGGAACTGGCCAAAACAGCTGAAAAACTAGGTTATACCCGTTATTGGGTAGCGGAACATCATAATACCAACGGGCTCACGAGTGTGTCCCCTGAAATATTAATGGCCCGCATTGCTTCCTGTACAGACACAATTCGGGTCGGTTCCGGCGGTGTGCTGCTGCCGCAATACAGTCCGTATAAAGTGGCGGAGAATTTTAAATTGCTTGAAGCAATGTTTCCCGGCCGGATCGATCTTGGAATCGGGCGGTCGCCGGGTGGGTCACAGGACACGCGACTGGCTTTAACCGATGGCGCACCTAAAAGCATGCAGGAATTCCCGCGGCAACTGGCTGACTTGCAGGGCTTTTTGCATAATACCTTGCCAAAAGACCATCCATATCGCCTGGTAAAAGCTGCACCACGAACGGAAACTGTACCACCGATGTGGGTGCTTGGGCTGTCGGAACGGGGAGCGGCTAATGCGGCAGAGCAAGGTGCGGGCTTTGTTTTCGGCCACTTCATCAGCCCAGCAAAAGGACACGAGGCGCTTAGAACATATCGGGAGAACTTCCAGGCTTCCCCAAATGCAGAAAAACCGCATACCATTGTCTGTATTTTTGTCGTATGCGCTGACACAGAGGCAGAAGCGGAGGAACTTGCTCTCAGCCAGGATAAATGGTTGCTGAATGTCGGAAAAGGCTCAGATGTGAAAGTACCCTCAATCGAGGAAGTTAAAAAAAGGACGTTTACAAAGGACGAACTGCAAGAAATCAAAAAGAATCGGGAACGTTGTGTGATCGGTACACCGGAGCAAGTGAAAAAAACGTTACATCGTCTTCAGGATGTATATGATACCGACGAGTTTATGGTGATTACAAATATTTATGACCACAAGGCAAAGCTGCATTCCTATAAGCTATTGGCTGAAGCTTTTCAATGA
- a CDS encoding hexameric tyrosine-coordinated heme protein, with product MSNWLTSLQTETPQEGFELAILLARKGVGYTQPSEDIREKLRTVYEDNADSLIASSQVVAIHYQTIAAANNYWK from the coding sequence ATGAGTAATTGGCTTACAAGTCTACAAACAGAAACACCTCAGGAGGGTTTTGAATTAGCTATTTTATTGGCGAGAAAAGGGGTAGGCTATACCCAGCCTTCTGAAGATATAAGAGAAAAGCTGCGAACGGTATACGAGGATAATGCGGATAGCCTCATTGCTTCCTCACAGGTCGTTGCCATCCACTACCAGACAATAGCAGCCGCTAACAATTATTGGAAATAA
- a CDS encoding xanthine phosphoribosyltransferase — protein MNLLKQKIISEGNVLSDSVLKVDAFLNHQVDPVLMQAIGEEFASRFAGEKVTKILTLESSGIAPSVMAGLAMGVPVIFARKRKSLTLTDHLYSAAVYSYTKNETKEISVSQDYISSDDVVLVIDDFLANGQAAKGLVSIVEQAEASLAGVGIVIEKGFQDGRDVLHQHGIRVESLAIIDSLADGNATFHNEEASL, from the coding sequence ATGAATTTACTAAAGCAGAAAATTATATCAGAGGGAAACGTATTATCTGATTCGGTATTAAAAGTGGATGCGTTTTTAAATCATCAAGTCGATCCGGTATTAATGCAGGCAATTGGTGAGGAGTTTGCTTCCCGTTTTGCCGGCGAGAAAGTCACCAAGATTCTAACCCTTGAGTCGTCGGGGATCGCGCCGTCAGTGATGGCGGGCTTAGCCATGGGGGTACCGGTTATTTTTGCACGGAAACGTAAGTCTCTCACACTGACAGATCATCTCTATTCTGCAGCCGTTTACTCCTATACTAAAAATGAAACGAAAGAAATTTCGGTATCACAAGACTATATTTCTAGTGATGATGTTGTTTTGGTTATCGATGACTTTCTTGCTAACGGACAGGCGGCTAAAGGGTTAGTTTCAATCGTGGAACAGGCTGAGGCATCGTTGGCCGGCGTCGGCATTGTCATTGAAAAAGGTTTTCAGGACGGGCGTGATGTGTTGCATCAGCATGGTATCCGAGTAGAGTCACTAGCTATCATTGATTCATTAGCTGATGGGAACGCGACATTTCATAATGAGGAGGCGTCACTTTAA
- a CDS encoding nucleobase:cation symporter-2 family protein, whose amino-acid sequence MKTFTLSLQHLLAMYAGAVLVPLVVGQSLGLTTEQLTYLVGIDILMSGVATILQVIRNRYFGIGLPIVLGCTFTAVGPMIAIGGQYGISAIYGSIIVSGVFVMLISRFFGKLVRFFPPIVTGTVVTIIGITLIPVAINNMGGGEGASDFGSMINISLAFGTLLFIILLYRFSKGFIQSISILLGLAIGTIVAAFMGKVDFSAVTEASYLHMVQPFYFGMPTFEWSAIITMVLVAIVSLVESTGVYFALGDITEKEVNEEDLTRGYRAEGLAVLLGGIFNAFPYTAFSQNVGLMQMTGVKSLRVIMITGGMLVTLGLIPKIAALATIIPTSVLGGAMVAMFGMVIAQGIKMLSTVIMESSENAMIVACSVGMGLGVTVVPELFKQFPSSIQILTSNGIVAGSITAIVLNIIFNMTPVRMSQKQKQPSAVRQESA is encoded by the coding sequence ATGAAAACATTCACGCTTAGTTTGCAGCATTTGCTTGCCATGTATGCTGGAGCCGTTCTAGTGCCGCTCGTTGTTGGTCAGTCACTGGGGCTGACGACGGAACAATTGACTTACTTGGTTGGTATCGATATTTTGATGAGCGGCGTGGCAACCATCCTGCAGGTTATTCGTAATCGCTATTTCGGGATTGGGCTTCCCATTGTTCTCGGGTGTACGTTCACTGCAGTTGGGCCCATGATTGCCATTGGCGGGCAGTACGGTATATCCGCCATTTACGGATCGATTATCGTTTCCGGCGTTTTTGTGATGCTTATCAGTAGATTCTTCGGTAAATTGGTACGTTTTTTCCCGCCAATTGTAACAGGAACGGTGGTAACCATTATTGGAATTACGCTCATTCCGGTCGCCATCAACAATATGGGCGGTGGAGAAGGTGCCAGCGATTTCGGATCAATGATCAATATTTCGCTGGCGTTTGGAACGCTTTTATTCATTATTCTATTGTATCGGTTTTCTAAAGGTTTTATCCAGTCTATCTCCATTTTGCTGGGGCTCGCGATTGGCACGATTGTTGCTGCATTTATGGGAAAAGTTGATTTTTCAGCAGTTACAGAAGCGTCGTATCTCCACATGGTCCAACCATTTTACTTTGGCATGCCGACCTTCGAGTGGTCAGCAATCATCACGATGGTCTTAGTTGCTATCGTTTCATTAGTTGAATCGACCGGTGTTTACTTCGCGCTCGGAGATATAACCGAGAAAGAAGTGAACGAAGAGGATCTAACACGTGGCTATCGTGCAGAAGGCCTGGCCGTTTTGCTCGGTGGAATTTTCAATGCGTTCCCGTATACAGCTTTTTCACAAAACGTCGGTCTGATGCAAATGACAGGGGTCAAATCGCTCAGGGTTATTATGATTACTGGGGGAATGCTTGTTACCCTCGGGCTTATTCCCAAAATTGCCGCACTGGCTACCATTATTCCGACGTCCGTTTTAGGCGGGGCCATGGTTGCCATGTTTGGAATGGTCATCGCACAAGGAATTAAAATGCTCAGCACGGTTATTATGGAATCATCGGAAAACGCGATGATCGTTGCTTGTTCAGTCGGAATGGGGCTGGGGGTAACGGTTGTTCCGGAGTTATTCAAGCAGTTCCCATCCAGCATTCAGATTTTGACGAGTAACGGTATTGTAGCTGGAAGTATCACCGCCATCGTGTTAAACATTATTTTTAATATGACACCAGTGCGGATGAGTCAGAAGCAGAAACAGCCAAGCGCTGTGCGTCAGGAAAGTGCTTAA